GCCTCGTGCCCGCATGCCGCCTCGTACACGAACAGCGGCAGCGGACTGCCCCGCGCGATGTCGAAGCCCATCTGGCTGTAGAAGCGCGGGTTGAAGTCGATGAGCAGCTGCTTCCCGCCCGCCCGGATGAACTCGACCTCGAACGTGCCGTGGTAGCCCAGCTTCTTGCACAGGGCCCGCACCTTCTCCGCCACCTCCACGTCCACCGGCACTTCCTCGAAGCACAGGCCGATGCCCAGCTTGCGCGGCCGCTGCAACACCTTCACCGCCCCGCGCGCCACGAACAGCTCGCCCGTCCGGTCCACGAAGCCGCTCAGACTGAAGATGTTCTGCGCCGCCTCCGTGTAGAACGCCTGCACCATCGGCCGGTTCGCCCGCGCGTCGTACTCCATCAGCTTGCGCCCGTACCGGTTGCGCTCCAGGAACTCGCGGTAGCGCGGCAACAGCTCGCTCGCGCGCTCCACCTGCGAGCCCTTCACGTGGCTCTCGAACAGAATCTGCGTCTGCGGCTTGAGCAGCACCGGGAAGCGCGCCTGGGCCGCCACCTTCTCCAGGTCCGCCTCCCCCTCGGGGAACCACGTGTCCGGCACATCCAGCCCCACGTCCTTGCACAGGTCGTGGAGCTTCTGCTTGTTCAGCAGCCCGTAGATGACGTCCACCCCCGGCTGGTACATCCGGAAGTGCTTCCCCAGCTCCTCCCGGTGCAGGGCGAACAGCCACGCCATGTCATCGCTCGTGGGGTACAGCACGTGCCCGGGCTCCGCCTCGCCAAAGCGCAACAGCCACTCCAGGAACGCGTCCGAGTCCCCCACCTCCGGGCACTCCACCCGCCGCGTCACGTAGCGGCTCCAGCGCGCGGGCGCCAACAGCTTGGACTCGGCCACGGTGACCGGAATGCCCCGACGGCCCAGGCACCTCACCGCGGCCAGGGTGCCGTAGTAGTCGGCCATCGTCAGCAGGATGGGGGGACGGACCAGCTTCGTCATGGTGTCGGATTTCCTCGTGGGCCTAGCTCGGACCGACCGGGGTGCTCGCCACCGGCTGCGCCGCCGGCTCCACCGGCTTCTTGTCGCGCCAGTCGAAGCGGTTCTTCAGCTTCAGGAAGGGCTTCTCGAAGTAGCGGTAGCTCAGCGTCGCCAGGCCGATGCTCAGCGCCAGCGTCAGCACGTAATAGAGAATCAGGTTGTGTGGCACCACCCGGCGCACGATGTTCAGCGAAATCATGTGCATCAGGTAGATGCCGTAGGTGATGGAGCCCACGTAGCGCAGCCACTTGTGGTCGATGAGCGGCGCCAGCACGTGGTGCGGACGGATGCACATGGCGATCACCATCACCGTGAGCAGGAAGGACGAGAGCCACAGCGGCGTGTCGTGGTTGTAGATGGCGAAGAACACCAGCACGACGGTGACCGGCACGCTCCACACCTGCCCCAGCACCTTCCACGTCCACTCGAAGGGCTTGGGGTAGTGCACCAGGTACGCCGACAGGCAGCCCATGCACACGGAGATGGAGATGCTCGCCAGGATGCGCACCCAGAGGTGCGTCGTGTCGAGGTAGCCCGTCTTCGTCGCCCAGCCCATGAAGATGCCCACCGCCAGCATCCCCGACATGAACACCACCGGCCCCCAGGTGCTCTTGAAGTAGCGCACCACGAAGGGCCACAGCAGATAGAACTGCTCCTCGGTGGCCATGGACCACGCGAAGTAGAAGATGATGCGGCCCTCTTCCAGCTTGATGAACCAGTTCGACGTGTACGTGAGGTAGTACTTCACGTTGTCGAAGAAGGCCCCGCGCACCACCATGTCCTGCTCGAAGACGTACACGAGCACGATGTAGAGCGCCGTCACCGCGTAGTAGAGCGGGAAGATGCGCAGCGAGCGCCTCGCGTAGAAGCCCTTGAGCGAGATGGTGCCCGTGCTCTCGCGCTCGCGCAGCAGCAGCGTGGTGATGAGGAAGCCGCTGATGGCGAAGAACAGCGAGACGCTCAGGTAGAAGCGACCCACGAGCCCCTCGCGTGCCTCCAGCACGTGGTAGAGCACCACCGCGAAGATGGCGAGGGCTCGGAGCCCGTCCAGCGCTCCGAAGGTCTTGGTCTTGAGAAACGCCTGATGGGCGGCTTTGGCGGAGTCCATGTCCGCCCATTAGGAACGCAGAATTCCCGACGCGTCACAAGAGGTGCCCGTGTGGCCCCGCAGCAGCCTCACTGGGGTTCCGCTCGCCCGCCCGTCTGCCCCGACCCACCTGACAGCCTCACTTCCGCCACGTGGGAAAAATAGATGGGGATGCCAAGGACATAGCGGCTGAACAGCCGCCGGGGCTCCACCGCCAGACGGAACAGCCACTCCATCCCCGTCTTGCGCATCACCAGCGGCGCCCTCGGCACCTTGCCCCCGATGTAGTCCAGGATGGCTCCCCCGTTGACGATGAGCACCGGGTGCGTGAGGGCCTCGCGCAGTTGCACGGACACCTGCTCCTGCTTGGGCATGCCCATCGCCATGATGATGAGGTCCGGCTTCGTCTCCACCGCCAGCCGCACGTACGTCTCCGGTGGGTCGAACCCCTCCTGGCTCGCGACGATGCTCAGCCCCCACTCCTCCAGCGTGCGCCGCGCGTTGTCCAACCACGGCGAGCGCGTCCCGAAGAGCGCCACCTTCCGCCCCTTGTAGGCCCGGGCAATCTTGGGGATGAAGTCCGTCCCGTTCATGTTCAGCCCGAACGGCTTCTGGAAGGCTCTCAGCCCCAGCTTCACCCCGATGCCGTCGCGCAGCAGCATGTCCGAGCGCATCAGCCCGTCCAGCATCCCCGGCTGATTCCACCCCAGGTTCACCGCGTGCGCGTTGACGAAGGAGAGGATGAAGGGACGCTCCGGGCGCGTGAGCTCGTCGAGCAGCGCCCGCTCCGCCGCCTCGTCGTCGATGATGCGGATGCGCTCCATCAACGTGATGAAGTTGCGCGCCCGCTCGGCCTTGATGCCCTCCTGGCTCTGCATGCTTCCTCCTGAGGAGCCCGGAGGATAGTTGACCCGGCCGGGCTCCGGAACGGGTTGACGGCCCCTGCCGCCCCTCCTCGCGCCGGGTGTCCGGTGACCTCACCCCCACCCGAGTGTCCTCCGCCAACAGGAACCGCCACACGCTCCGCCCGCTGGTGAACGCCCGGAGGAGACTTTCGGACAGTGGAGGACGGACCCGCCGTGACTCGTGTCTAGCTTCTGGAGTCAACGACGCAGCGCACACCGCGCGGAGGAAGGCGCCTTATGCAGGAGCTCCACTTCCTTCCGGCCCACCGGCTCGCGGCCCTGGTACGGGCTCGCGAGGTGTCGGCCCGAGAGCTATTGGAAGCGCACCTGAGGCAGGTGGCCCGGCACAACGCGCGCCTCAACGCCCTCGTGACGATCGACGAGGAGCGCGCCCGCCAGCGCGCCCTCGAGGCCGACGAGGCCCTCGCCCGCGGCGAGTCCTGGGGCCCCCTGCACGGGGTGCCCATGACCATCAAGGACTCGTTCATGACGGCCGGGGTGCGCACCACCAGCAGCTACAAGCGGCTGCGGCACCACGTGCCCACGCACGATGCCACCGTCGTCGCCCGGCTCAAGGCCGCCGGCGCCATCCTCCTGGGCAAGACGAACCTGCCCACCTTCACGTTGGATTTGCAGACGAATGGCCACCTCTTCGGCCGCGCCAGCAACCCCTGGGACGAGACGCGCACCCCCGGAGGCAGCACCGGCGGCGGCGCCGCGGCCGTCGCCACCGGCATGTCCCCCTTCGAGGTGGGCAGCGACCTGGCCGGCTCCATCCGCGTCCCCTCGCACTACTGCGGCATCTTCGGCCTCAAGCCCACCGAGCACCGCGTCCCCATCTCCGGCCACATCCCCCCCATGCCCGGCCGCCCCCGCGGCGTGCGCTACGAGGGCGCCGCCGGGCCGCTCGCGCGCAGCCTCGAGGACCTGAAGCTGGGACTGAAGCTGCTCGCCGGCCCCGATGACGAGGACTGGGACGTCCCCCCCGTCCCCCTGCGCGACGTGCGCCCCCGTGAGCTGCGCTCCTATCGCATCGCCTGGACCGATGACTTCGGCGGCCTGCCCGTGTCACGCGAGACGCGCTCCGCCCTCGAGAAGCTGGCGCGCACCCTCGAGTCGCTCGGCTGCCGCGTCGAGCGCGCCGGGCCCAGGAACCTCGACTACGACGAGCTGTGGGAGGTGTGGGGCCGCGTGCTCGGCGCGGAGATCGGCGCCGAGATGCAGTCCCTCGCCCGCTTCGTCTTCAGCCTCCGCTTCAAGGCCATGCGCGGCGATGCCTCCCTCAACCGCGGCATCGTTCGCGGCGTGCAGAGCCAGATGTCCGAGTACATCGAGGCGCTCGCCATCCACGACCGCATCACCGGCAAGGTCGAGGCCTTCCTGTCCCAATGGGACGCCTGGTTGTGCCCCGTCACCGTCGGACAGGCCTTCACCCACCGCCGCAGTGGCGAGTGGATCGACGTGGACGGACAGCAGGTCCCCTACATCACCGGCACCTGCGCCTTCACCTCCGTGTTCAACCTCACCGGCCACCCCGTCGTCGTGCTTCCCCTCACCCGGCTCGTGGACTCGCCCCTTCCCCTGGGCATCCAGGTCGTCGGCCGCAGGTGGCAGGACGAGGAGCTGCTCGCCGTCTGCGAGGCCCTCTCGGAGGTCACCGGGGAGTTTCGCAAGCCCCCGGGGTACTGAGCGGCGAAGACCCTCACCCCAGCCCTCTCCCAGAGGGAGAGGGGGCATACACGGTCAATCCACCTGGAGTCCTGGCTCCCCCTCTCCGAGCGCCTCGAGTACCAACTCCGCCGCCTTCTCGATCGCGTGCCCCGGCGCCAGATCCTTCGCCACGAACAGCACCGAGTGCACCCGCTCCGCCAGCTCGCGCGTCCCCACCGTCTCTCCCTTCACCGCCTCCTCACAGAGGTGCAGCGCCAGGTCCACCAGCAGCAGCCTCCTCCGGTCCACCCAGCCCTGTGACAGCCTCGGGCTCGCCCGGTCCGGATACGCCTCGTGCACGCGCTCGTGTGTCTCCTTCAGCGCTCGCAGGATGGACTCCCGGTGCTCCTGTTTCAGCTGACCCTCGCGGGGGATTCGGCGATCCTCCGGGTCCGGGTTCTTGCTCATGTCTTCTCCACTCTCACGGGTGGGAACCCGGGGTTCTCGATACCCTCACCCCGTCCCTCTCCCGGAGGGAGAGGGGTTGGTGTGTTGGTGTTGGTGTTGGGGGGTTGTTCTCGTTGTTTTGATTTGAAACTCACGGCGCCGCGGGCTTGGGCGTCGTCGGCGGCGCGGCCGGCGGGGCCTCGGGTCGCGGCAACACCCCCGGCACCTCCGCCAGCACGTAGCTCACCCACGCCAGCGCCGCCGTGCTCTGCGCCAGGTCCTTCGGGTTCACCTTGTCCAGCGTGTCCGCATGCGAGTGGTGCACGTCGAAGTAGCGGCTGCTGTCCACCCTCACCCCCACGAAGGGCACCCGCGCCGGTATCAGCGGCGAGATGTCCGCTCCCCCCGCCTCCCCCGCGAGGATGACCCCCGCCCCCAGCGCCTCCAGCGGTTGCAGCCAGGGACGCACCAGCTCCTCGCCCCCAGGGCCCGCCCGGAACGTCACGCCCAGGGGCCTGCCTCCCCCCGAGTCCATCTCGAGGGCCGCCACGTGCGTGCCCAGCTCCGCCGCGTGCGCCTCGGCGTAGGCCCTGCCTCCCCGCAGCCCGTTCTCCTCGTTCGCGAAGAGCACCACCCGCACCGTGCGCCTCGGCGCTGGCTTCAGCTTCCCGAGCAGCCTCGCCGTCTCCATCACCATCGTCACGCCCGCGCCGTCATCGTGCGCGCCCGTCCCCACGTCCCATGAGTCCAGGTGCGCTCCCAGCAGCACCACTTCCTTCGGCTTCTCGCGGCCCTTCACCTCGGCCACCACGTTGAACGAGTCCGCGTCCGGCTGCGTCTGGCACCCCAGCTTCAACTCCACCTTCACCGGCCCGCCCGCCACCAGCCGGTGCAGCAGCTCCGCGTCCTCCACCGACACCGCCGCCGCCGGAATCTGCGGCACGCCCTCGTCGTAACGCATCGCCCCCGTGTGCGGCGAGCGCAGCGACGCCGTCGCCAGCGAGCGCACCAGCACCGCCACCGCCCCCGACTTCGCCGCCACCGACGCGCCCCGCGTCCGCAGCCCGGCGTACTTGCCGTAATCCGCCGCCTCGGCCATCGCGTGGTTGAAGAAGACGATCTTCCCCTTCACCTTCTCGCCCAGCCCCGCCACCTCCTCCAGCGAGCGCACCTCGAGCACCTCGCCCGTGACACCCTCGGCGGGCGTCCCCACGCTGCCTCCCAGCGCCAGCAGGGCCAGCGGGTGCTCACGGAAGCGCTCCGAGGCGAGCACCCGGCCACTCTCCTCGCCTCGCACCCAGCGCGGCACCTTCACCGGCTCCAGCCACACCTTCACCCCATCGGCCTCGAAGCTCCGCTTCGCCCACTGCACCGCCGCCTTCTCGCCCTCGGAGCCGGACAGGCGCGGGCCAATGCCATCGGTGAGCTCCGCGAGCCGCGCGTAGGCACGGCCCTCCGAGAGCGCCGCCCCGATGAGCTGCGCCGCCACCTGTGGCGAGGGGCCCGGGTCCTTCGGAGCGGCCACCGGAGCCTGCGCCTTCGGCGCGGCGGTGAGCAGGGACAGAAGTGCGGCGGACAGGGGGAGGGCCGAGGGCACGTCGTGACTCCGGG
This is a stretch of genomic DNA from Archangium violaceum. It encodes these proteins:
- a CDS encoding WecB/TagA/CpsF family glycosyltransferase, whose product is MQSQEGIKAERARNFITLMERIRIIDDEAAERALLDELTRPERPFILSFVNAHAVNLGWNQPGMLDGLMRSDMLLRDGIGVKLGLRAFQKPFGLNMNGTDFIPKIARAYKGRKVALFGTRSPWLDNARRTLEEWGLSIVASQEGFDPPETYVRLAVETKPDLIIMAMGMPKQEQVSVQLREALTHPVLIVNGGAILDYIGGKVPRAPLVMRKTGMEWLFRLAVEPRRLFSRYVLGIPIYFSHVAEVRLSGGSGQTGGRAEPQ
- a CDS encoding amidase is translated as MQELHFLPAHRLAALVRAREVSARELLEAHLRQVARHNARLNALVTIDEERARQRALEADEALARGESWGPLHGVPMTIKDSFMTAGVRTTSSYKRLRHHVPTHDATVVARLKAAGAILLGKTNLPTFTLDLQTNGHLFGRASNPWDETRTPGGSTGGGAAAVATGMSPFEVGSDLAGSIRVPSHYCGIFGLKPTEHRVPISGHIPPMPGRPRGVRYEGAAGPLARSLEDLKLGLKLLAGPDDEDWDVPPVPLRDVRPRELRSYRIAWTDDFGGLPVSRETRSALEKLARTLESLGCRVERAGPRNLDYDELWEVWGRVLGAEIGAEMQSLARFVFSLRFKAMRGDASLNRGIVRGVQSQMSEYIEALAIHDRITGKVEAFLSQWDAWLCPVTVGQAFTHRRSGEWIDVDGQQVPYITGTCAFTSVFNLTGHPVVVLPLTRLVDSPLPLGIQVVGRRWQDEELLAVCEALSEVTGEFRKPPGY
- a CDS encoding M20/M25/M40 family metallo-hydrolase; amino-acid sequence: MPSALPLSAALLSLLTAAPKAQAPVAAPKDPGPSPQVAAQLIGAALSEGRAYARLAELTDGIGPRLSGSEGEKAAVQWAKRSFEADGVKVWLEPVKVPRWVRGEESGRVLASERFREHPLALLALGGSVGTPAEGVTGEVLEVRSLEEVAGLGEKVKGKIVFFNHAMAEAADYGKYAGLRTRGASVAAKSGAVAVLVRSLATASLRSPHTGAMRYDEGVPQIPAAAVSVEDAELLHRLVAGGPVKVELKLGCQTQPDADSFNVVAEVKGREKPKEVVLLGAHLDSWDVGTGAHDDGAGVTMVMETARLLGKLKPAPRRTVRVVLFANEENGLRGGRAYAEAHAAELGTHVAALEMDSGGGRPLGVTFRAGPGGEELVRPWLQPLEALGAGVILAGEAGGADISPLIPARVPFVGVRVDSSRYFDVHHSHADTLDKVNPKDLAQSTAALAWVSYVLAEVPGVLPRPEAPPAAPPTTPKPAAP
- a CDS encoding acyltransferase family protein; this encodes MDSAKAAHQAFLKTKTFGALDGLRALAIFAVVLYHVLEAREGLVGRFYLSVSLFFAISGFLITTLLLRERESTGTISLKGFYARRSLRIFPLYYAVTALYIVLVYVFEQDMVVRGAFFDNVKYYLTYTSNWFIKLEEGRIIFYFAWSMATEEQFYLLWPFVVRYFKSTWGPVVFMSGMLAVGIFMGWATKTGYLDTTHLWVRILASISISVCMGCLSAYLVHYPKPFEWTWKVLGQVWSVPVTVVLVFFAIYNHDTPLWLSSFLLTVMVIAMCIRPHHVLAPLIDHKWLRYVGSITYGIYLMHMISLNIVRRVVPHNLILYYVLTLALSIGLATLSYRYFEKPFLKLKNRFDWRDKKPVEPAAQPVASTPVGPS
- a CDS encoding carbamoyl-phosphate synthase — translated: MTKLVRPPILLTMADYYGTLAAVRCLGRRGIPVTVAESKLLAPARWSRYVTRRVECPEVGDSDAFLEWLLRFGEAEPGHVLYPTSDDMAWLFALHREELGKHFRMYQPGVDVIYGLLNKQKLHDLCKDVGLDVPDTWFPEGEADLEKVAAQARFPVLLKPQTQILFESHVKGSQVERASELLPRYREFLERNRYGRKLMEYDARANRPMVQAFYTEAAQNIFSLSGFVDRTGELFVARGAVKVLQRPRKLGIGLCFEEVPVDVEVAEKVRALCKKLGYHGTFEVEFIRAGGKQLLIDFNPRFYSQMGFDIARGSPLPLFVYEAACGHEAQLGDLAREALQWKGGGQYIYCHRGIFELLLRAQGLSGRLSGDEVRYWREWYARNRERAVDAVLDTGDWVPWMVDVAMHLRSYARHPKGFIRTMVLDK